Proteins encoded in a region of the Nitrospira sp. genome:
- a CDS encoding penicillin-binding protein 2, which produces MAGSLSRGRRYVLLLLLLSGFGVVLFRLVTLQVLQAAELSVKADRQHQKTVTLEGARGTIVDRHGKILAMNVEVPSVFGVPNTLDNPLKTARQLSPILHVRTEELERKLRQDRSFVWLARKLDPEQGRQLDRLSLDGIGVVMEGRRFYPKGPLLAHVLGFAGMDGEGLEGVEHRYESHLRGEKRMMVLQRDALGRTVFPKGMTEGSPTSGHSLTLTIDEVIQYIAERELEDAVGRAQAKSGTIIVLDPKTGAVLAMAVSPRFDPNTVSALSPDRWRNRALTDAYEPGSTMKAMMAAAAIEERVVRPNTMVFGEHGHMTVANTVIHDHERLGWVSFAQVIQKSSNIGAAKTGMALGQQRLYRYLQAFGFGQRTEIDLPGEGAGLVRNPRDWGRRSVASISIGQEIGVTPLQMVAAVAAIANGGVLMKPYVISEIRDADGHILRQIPPQAKRRVISPETARSVTKILEGVITDGTGAKAAIRGFRAAGKTGTAQKIDSRTGSYSATRFVASFTGYVPTDNPQLAMIVVIDEPQRDAWGGAVAAPVFSRVGEQVLSYLGVPPNEPVMLAMASRRL; this is translated from the coding sequence ATGGCCGGCTCTCTTTCTCGCGGTCGTCGGTATGTCCTATTGCTGCTGCTGCTCTCTGGTTTTGGGGTGGTTCTGTTCCGGTTGGTCACGTTGCAAGTATTGCAAGCGGCTGAACTCTCGGTCAAAGCTGATCGACAGCATCAAAAGACGGTGACGTTGGAAGGGGCGCGCGGTACGATTGTCGACCGACACGGCAAGATTCTGGCCATGAATGTGGAAGTACCGTCCGTATTCGGAGTTCCGAACACATTGGATAACCCTCTCAAGACCGCTCGACAGTTGTCGCCGATTCTGCATGTGAGGACCGAGGAGTTGGAACGAAAACTTCGACAGGACCGGAGTTTCGTATGGTTGGCTCGAAAGCTGGATCCTGAGCAGGGGCGTCAACTCGATCGTTTGTCGCTTGATGGAATTGGTGTTGTAATGGAAGGCAGGAGGTTCTATCCCAAAGGGCCGCTCCTGGCTCATGTGTTGGGTTTTGCGGGAATGGACGGTGAGGGTTTGGAAGGCGTCGAGCATCGCTACGAATCGCACTTGCGCGGTGAAAAGCGGATGATGGTTCTGCAACGTGATGCCCTGGGGCGTACGGTGTTTCCCAAGGGAATGACGGAAGGAAGTCCGACGTCCGGCCATAGCCTCACGCTTACGATCGATGAGGTGATTCAGTATATCGCTGAGCGAGAGCTTGAGGACGCGGTTGGACGTGCGCAGGCAAAGTCAGGAACAATCATCGTGCTCGATCCAAAGACCGGAGCGGTGTTGGCCATGGCGGTCAGTCCGCGGTTTGATCCCAACACCGTATCGGCTCTCAGCCCTGATCGCTGGCGAAACAGAGCGCTTACGGATGCCTATGAACCAGGGTCTACGATGAAGGCGATGATGGCTGCCGCCGCCATTGAGGAACGAGTGGTACGGCCGAATACGATGGTATTCGGTGAGCATGGTCATATGACGGTCGCGAACACCGTGATTCATGATCATGAGCGACTGGGATGGGTCTCTTTCGCGCAGGTGATTCAGAAGTCCAGCAACATCGGAGCGGCGAAAACCGGTATGGCGCTGGGGCAACAGCGTCTCTATCGATATCTCCAAGCGTTCGGTTTCGGACAGCGAACGGAGATCGACCTTCCGGGAGAGGGGGCCGGATTGGTGAGAAATCCAAGAGACTGGGGGCGTCGTTCAGTCGCGTCTATCTCCATAGGGCAAGAGATAGGTGTGACTCCGCTTCAAATGGTAGCTGCGGTCGCGGCTATCGCAAACGGGGGCGTGTTGATGAAACCTTATGTGATTTCAGAAATACGAGATGCTGATGGCCACATCCTTAGACAGATACCTCCTCAAGCCAAGCGACGGGTCATTTCTCCGGAAACGGCGCGCAGCGTGACGAAGATTCTTGAAGGTGTCATCACGGACGGCACCGGCGCGAAGGCGGCTATCCGAGGGTTCCGGGCGGCCGGCAAAACCGGTACGGCCCAAAAGATCGACTCCCGAACAGGTTCCTATTCGGCCACTCGATTTGTCGCATCTTTCACCGGATATGTACCCACAGACAACCCTCAGCTGGCCATGATCGTGGTGATCGATGAACCTCAACGTGATGCATGGGGTGGGGCTGTCGCCGCTCCCGTGTTTAGCCGTGTTGGGGAACAGGTGTTAAGTTACTTAGGCGTGCCGCCGAATGAGCCTGTCATGTTGGCGATGGCGTCGCGAAGATTGTGA
- the ftsL gene encoding cell division protein FtsL, protein MKTVAAFVGFCLVLVFVWERVDVVRIGYEIERLKRDKTTLERQRDELRVKVSALSASDRIAKLATEKLGMSLPQQGQIVVVQSGPRGFHPPDIAPVGLKVARNYLPSGRL, encoded by the coding sequence ATGAAGACCGTCGCCGCTTTTGTAGGATTCTGTCTCGTGTTGGTGTTTGTGTGGGAGCGTGTAGACGTGGTTCGGATCGGTTATGAAATCGAGCGGTTGAAGCGTGACAAGACGACGCTGGAACGTCAACGGGATGAACTCCGCGTCAAGGTTTCCGCATTGAGTGCCTCCGACCGGATCGCGAAATTGGCGACTGAAAAACTCGGTATGAGTTTGCCTCAGCAAGGGCAGATTGTAGTGGTTCAGTCCGGGCCGCGTGGTTTCCATCCCCCGGATATTGCGCCGGTTGGGCTGAAAGTCGCCAGGAATTATCTTCCCAGCGGGAGGCTCTAA
- the rsmH gene encoding 16S rRNA (cytosine(1402)-N(4))-methyltransferase RsmH: MGNSNSSEGFHVPVLGQEVCFWLISDRSRTILDCTVGYGGHAEMLLTASSVKTTVIGLDRDSQAIDFCRRRLNRFGDRVVLRQGNFRNLKSHLAETGIATVDGVLFDFGVSSPQLDDPSRGFSFQREGPLDMRMDQTIGETASDLVNRSSEHELADIIFQHGEERYARRIARAIVQGRQHRPVETTGALVSIIARSVPASYRHGRIHCATRTFQALRIAVNHEMDFLEPSLRDATEVLASRGRICAISFHSLEDRIVKHAFRSLSQGPEAALSILTKKPVLPSQAECEANPRSRSAKLRVAERQPRMGLL, encoded by the coding sequence GTGGGAAATAGTAATTCAAGCGAAGGCTTTCATGTTCCTGTGCTTGGACAAGAAGTGTGTTTCTGGCTTATTTCTGATCGATCAAGGACGATTTTGGATTGTACGGTGGGATATGGTGGGCATGCAGAAATGCTCCTAACAGCCAGCTCAGTTAAGACCACGGTCATAGGGCTGGACCGAGATTCTCAAGCCATTGATTTCTGTCGGCGGCGTTTGAACCGATTCGGAGACCGTGTTGTGTTGCGACAGGGGAATTTTCGGAACTTGAAGTCGCATCTTGCTGAAACCGGAATCGCGACGGTCGATGGTGTGCTTTTCGATTTTGGGGTTTCGTCTCCACAGTTGGATGATCCATCGCGAGGGTTCAGCTTTCAGCGAGAAGGTCCGCTTGACATGCGCATGGACCAAACGATCGGGGAAACTGCCTCCGATCTGGTGAACCGCAGTTCCGAACACGAGCTCGCGGACATCATCTTTCAGCATGGAGAGGAGCGATATGCCAGGCGAATTGCTCGAGCAATCGTGCAGGGCAGGCAACACCGTCCGGTCGAGACCACAGGAGCACTCGTTTCCATCATCGCTCGGTCCGTGCCGGCGTCTTATCGCCACGGACGGATCCATTGTGCAACGCGGACATTTCAGGCACTACGGATTGCGGTGAATCATGAGATGGATTTCTTGGAGCCGTCGCTTCGAGATGCAACCGAAGTGCTGGCCTCCAGGGGAAGAATCTGCGCAATCTCCTTTCATTCCCTCGAAGACCGTATCGTCAAGCATGCTTTCCGGTCCCTCTCGCAAGGACCGGAAGCCGCCCTTTCCATACTCACCAAGAAACCGGTTCTTCCTTCTCAGGCAGAGTGTGAAGCGAATCCCAGGTCGCGAAGCGCGAAATTGCGAGTCGCTGAACGTCAACCGAGGATGGGGCTTTTATGA
- a CDS encoding YajQ family cyclic di-GMP-binding protein: MADQFSFDVVSEVNMQELKNALDQATKEIKQRFDFKDSKTEITLKEKEKELAVVSDDEYKLKAVQEIIKAKCVKRGVSLKAFTQGAIEPALSGTVRQVAKIQSGLASDKAKEITKAVKDSKLKVQAQIQGEQVRVLGKSKDELQSAIAFLKGEDFGIDLQFTNYR, from the coding sequence GTGGCTGATCAGTTTTCATTCGACGTGGTGTCGGAAGTGAATATGCAAGAGCTGAAGAACGCATTGGATCAGGCGACGAAGGAGATCAAGCAGCGGTTTGACTTCAAGGACTCGAAGACGGAGATCACGCTGAAGGAAAAGGAAAAAGAGTTGGCCGTCGTTTCGGATGATGAGTACAAGCTGAAGGCGGTGCAGGAAATTATCAAGGCCAAATGTGTGAAACGCGGCGTATCGCTGAAAGCGTTCACACAGGGCGCGATTGAGCCGGCATTGAGCGGGACTGTGCGGCAAGTGGCCAAAATTCAGAGTGGACTTGCCTCGGACAAAGCGAAAGAGATCACCAAAGCGGTCAAAGATTCCAAACTGAAAGTCCAAGCGCAAATTCAGGGTGAACAAGTGCGGGTGTTGGGCAAGAGCAAGGATGAATTGCAGTCCGCGATCGCGTTCTTAAAGGGCGAAGATTTCGGCATCGACTTGCAGTTTACGAATTATCGCTGA
- a CDS encoding carbon starvation CstA family protein encodes MPRMNAAVSLLWLLLSVLGALALAHVVGAVNPSEKVNGLWLVVAAACIYVLAYRFYGRWLAKQVVGLNNQHVTPAVRLNDGVNFHPTNKVVLFGHHFAAIAGAGPLLGPVLAAQFGFMPGFLWLVIGAVLAGAVQDFIILVASMRRNGRSLPEIAHDELGSITGTATAVAVLFIVVVALAGLGFAVVNALYHNAWGTFTIAMTIPIGFLMGFYLQRFRPGAIAEVSVLGIVLLLAAVFFGRVVAQSSYAWLFEFDKPALVWLLAGYGFLASVLPGWMLLVPRGYLSTFMKLGVVFLLGFGVILMAPTIEMPRVTTFANGGGPIIPGTLFPFLFITIACGAISGFHSLVSSGTTPKMIEKESQAVVGYAAMLLESFVGVMALIAASVLIPGDYLAINTTLDWDALTAMGFVPSRIAELSQLVEVDVAGRPGGAVSLAVGMASIFSALPGMSGLMAYWYQFALVFEALFILTTIDTGTRVARYLIQEMTGRVYAPFRRMNWVPGVILSSGLVVGAWAYLIGTGSISTIWPMFGAANQLLGMLALCIGTTVLIKMWKSPYLWVTALPMLFVGVITLTGSYEMFWMFLKKAGSLAAGQAFALYLDAVLVALVAVLGLVVLSDSIRQWYGYVVLKKPFTSSEVVVLAGGGSAGRMQTAIHCDAEKGFKLPHGTGCC; translated from the coding sequence ATGCCGCGCATGAACGCGGCAGTGAGTCTGCTCTGGCTGTTGCTTTCCGTGCTTGGTGCGCTCGCGCTTGCCCACGTTGTCGGTGCTGTTAATCCTTCTGAGAAGGTGAATGGGCTCTGGCTGGTCGTTGCAGCTGCTTGTATCTATGTGCTGGCCTATCGGTTCTATGGGCGATGGCTGGCCAAGCAAGTCGTTGGACTGAACAATCAACACGTGACGCCGGCGGTGCGGTTGAACGACGGCGTGAATTTTCACCCCACCAACAAGGTCGTGCTCTTCGGCCACCACTTTGCTGCGATTGCAGGGGCGGGGCCCTTGCTTGGTCCGGTCTTGGCCGCGCAATTCGGATTCATGCCCGGTTTTCTCTGGCTGGTGATTGGCGCGGTGCTCGCTGGCGCGGTCCAGGACTTCATTATCCTAGTGGCTTCCATGAGGCGCAACGGGCGCTCCCTCCCCGAGATTGCGCACGATGAATTGGGTTCCATCACCGGGACGGCAACTGCGGTGGCAGTGCTCTTTATCGTGGTAGTCGCGTTGGCGGGTTTGGGGTTTGCCGTCGTGAATGCCCTCTATCACAATGCCTGGGGTACGTTTACGATCGCGATGACGATCCCGATCGGTTTCCTCATGGGCTTTTATCTCCAGAGGTTTCGCCCAGGCGCAATCGCGGAAGTGTCGGTGCTCGGTATCGTTCTATTACTGGCCGCAGTGTTCTTTGGCCGCGTGGTCGCTCAATCATCCTATGCGTGGCTCTTCGAGTTCGACAAGCCGGCGCTGGTCTGGCTGTTGGCCGGCTATGGCTTTCTCGCCTCGGTGTTACCAGGCTGGATGCTGCTGGTGCCGCGCGGCTATCTCTCGACCTTCATGAAGCTTGGAGTCGTGTTTCTGCTCGGGTTCGGCGTCATCCTCATGGCACCGACGATCGAGATGCCGCGCGTCACGACGTTTGCAAATGGTGGCGGTCCGATTATCCCAGGCACGCTCTTCCCCTTTCTCTTCATCACGATTGCCTGCGGGGCGATCTCAGGTTTCCACTCCTTGGTGTCGTCCGGCACAACGCCCAAGATGATCGAGAAGGAATCGCAAGCGGTGGTGGGGTATGCAGCGATGTTGCTGGAAAGTTTCGTCGGTGTGATGGCGTTGATCGCGGCCTCGGTGCTGATTCCCGGCGACTATCTGGCGATTAATACGACATTGGATTGGGATGCGCTGACGGCCATGGGTTTTGTACCGTCGCGGATTGCCGAGTTGTCTCAATTGGTCGAAGTTGATGTTGCCGGACGCCCGGGTGGAGCTGTGTCGTTGGCGGTCGGCATGGCGTCCATCTTTTCCGCACTACCCGGCATGTCTGGCTTGATGGCCTATTGGTATCAATTCGCGCTGGTGTTCGAGGCGTTATTCATCCTGACGACGATTGATACGGGAACGCGCGTAGCACGGTATCTCATCCAAGAAATGACGGGGCGGGTCTATGCGCCCTTTCGCCGAATGAATTGGGTGCCGGGCGTTATATTGAGCAGTGGTCTGGTCGTGGGAGCCTGGGCCTATTTGATCGGAACAGGGAGCATTTCGACGATTTGGCCGATGTTCGGTGCCGCGAATCAGCTGCTGGGTATGCTGGCGCTCTGCATTGGGACGACAGTGTTGATCAAGATGTGGAAGTCTCCCTACCTCTGGGTGACGGCGCTGCCGATGCTTTTCGTGGGCGTGATTACATTGACTGGATCTTACGAAATGTTTTGGATGTTCTTGAAGAAAGCCGGATCATTGGCGGCGGGACAGGCCTTTGCCCTCTATCTGGACGCGGTGTTGGTAGCACTGGTGGCGGTGCTGGGTTTGGTTGTCTTGAGCGACAGTATCAGGCAGTGGTATGGCTATGTGGTCTTGAAGAAGCCGTTTACGAGCAGCGAGGTAGTGGTGTTGGCGGGTGGAGGGTCAGCAGGGCGGATGCAGACGGCAATCCATTGCGATGCTGAGAAGGGCTTTAAGTTGCCGCATGGGACCGGGTGCTGTTAG
- a CDS encoding nucleotide-binding protein produces MSDLSNVMAKLSGIRKAIAAVMSENVSRNRSGGQVLTRANFRPELVQHYFAQAAGHLETLKKLLPDLYADFQPIETEPDTTMVSTVPGQPAPVHFSRAQVERLVRDIDQVFEIRANSELEQPKQEAARRVFITHGRSNDWRAVQAFIEKDVELLTIELAQEPNLGRTIIEKLIENAARCDSAVIVMTGDDVANEDEARVRENVMHEIGFFQGRYGRNLVVLLHEDGVNIPTNLSGVAYIPFPKNNIEAGLHVLQRELKAIYKF; encoded by the coding sequence ATGAGCGACCTGTCTAATGTAATGGCGAAACTCTCCGGAATTCGGAAGGCCATCGCCGCTGTAATGAGCGAGAACGTAAGCAGAAACCGAAGTGGGGGGCAAGTTCTCACTCGGGCGAATTTCCGCCCGGAGCTGGTTCAACACTACTTTGCTCAGGCCGCCGGTCACCTTGAGACACTAAAGAAGCTACTTCCCGATCTCTATGCCGACTTCCAACCCATAGAGACTGAGCCCGATACTACGATGGTCTCTACTGTCCCGGGACAGCCCGCACCTGTGCATTTCTCTCGTGCACAGGTCGAGCGCCTCGTTCGCGATATTGATCAAGTCTTTGAGATACGTGCGAACAGTGAGCTGGAACAACCTAAGCAAGAGGCAGCTCGACGCGTTTTCATTACCCATGGGCGTTCGAATGACTGGCGGGCTGTACAAGCGTTTATCGAAAAAGATGTAGAGCTGCTGACCATCGAGCTTGCGCAGGAACCAAATCTGGGCCGAACAATTATTGAGAAACTGATCGAGAATGCTGCTCGGTGTGACAGTGCTGTCATCGTGATGACTGGTGACGATGTTGCGAATGAGGACGAGGCTCGGGTTCGCGAGAACGTGATGCACGAGATCGGTTTTTTTCAGGGCCGCTATGGTAGAAATCTTGTCGTCTTGCTGCATGAGGATGGAGTAAACATCCCTACAAACTTATCCGGGGTGGCTTACATCCCCTTTCCGAAAAACAACATTGAAGCGGGATTACACGTGCTACAGCGAGAGCTAAAAGCTATCTACAAGTTCTGA
- a CDS encoding type II toxin-antitoxin system Phd/YefM family antitoxin, with protein MAKTLPLSEVKTRLPELVTAVQEREEEVVVTKNGRPAAVLINVDEYTRLKETLDVLSDPALMSQIAESWAFYRRKNNGLSFEDVFGEPLTPNKKRRSA; from the coding sequence ATGGCAAAAACATTACCGTTGTCGGAGGTGAAAACCCGCTTGCCGGAGCTTGTGACGGCGGTGCAAGAGCGCGAAGAGGAAGTGGTCGTGACGAAGAACGGCCGTCCGGCTGCCGTTCTGATCAATGTTGACGAGTACACTCGCCTCAAGGAAACGTTGGATGTCCTCAGCGATCCCGCGCTTATGAGTCAAATTGCCGAGAGCTGGGCGTTTTATAGGAGGAAGAACAACGGGCTGTCGTTTGAGGATGTGTTCGGCGAACCCTTGACGCCCAACAAGAAACGCCGCTCGGCGTGA
- a CDS encoding type II toxin-antitoxin system RelE/ParE family toxin, whose translation MTLFRPDIPPHVAEVIRSLHPDLKRSIKAAIRAIAADPECGNPLQRELDGLRKYRVRRFRIVYAVDRKGRVVHLMAVGHRRHVYEELTEQLRRKGLK comes from the coding sequence GTGACCCTCTTCCGTCCGGACATCCCTCCGCATGTGGCGGAGGTGATTCGATCGCTCCATCCCGATCTGAAACGGTCGATCAAGGCGGCCATTCGTGCAATTGCTGCTGATCCCGAATGTGGAAACCCGCTCCAGCGAGAACTCGACGGGCTCCGAAAATATCGCGTTCGCCGCTTTCGCATCGTCTATGCCGTCGATCGGAAGGGGCGAGTCGTTCACCTGATGGCCGTCGGCCACCGTCGACATGTGTATGAGGAGCTGACCGAGCAACTGCGCCGAAAGGGACTAAAATAG
- a CDS encoding DUF2914 domain-containing protein, with translation MSPLAKIQSTLAKPFMPAVFFLSGVIYDTLTLTRIDRLLDNLVLMLYLALLGVLIVLTGRLGIEPPPDRAQLASCSPFMRWVLESRPYYPMASQFLLGGLFSAYTIFYSRSATLTGTAVFFALLIMLLVANEFLRDRLSNLRLLISLYAVVCFAFFTFFFPVMTGYMNAAVFVVGAIVSVGVILRVAQLIYRNNPDRSRGEAIGVTVPAAALIGILVGFYFLNWIPPVPLSLKFGGIYHDVKRAGDQFELAFEKQWYEFWKRSDTTYPSNQPIYCFTAVFAPVELNTTIYHHWYFRPNSERPFMHADRIPIKISGGREGGYRAYSFKQGLDPGDWRVDVESQDGRIIGQVSVEVVGPAETIPTLTSISY, from the coding sequence ATGAGTCCGCTCGCGAAGATCCAATCCACGCTTGCGAAACCGTTCATGCCGGCCGTGTTCTTCCTTTCTGGTGTGATCTACGACACGCTCACCCTCACACGCATCGATCGGCTTTTGGATAACCTCGTGCTGATGCTGTACCTGGCGTTACTGGGTGTGTTGATCGTACTGACGGGACGATTGGGAATTGAGCCCCCACCTGATCGTGCCCAGCTCGCATCATGTTCTCCCTTCATGCGTTGGGTATTGGAGAGCCGTCCCTACTATCCCATGGCGAGTCAGTTCTTGTTGGGTGGTCTCTTCAGTGCCTACACAATCTTCTACTCGCGAAGCGCCACACTTACCGGCACGGCGGTCTTCTTTGCCTTGCTTATCATGCTCTTGGTAGCCAACGAGTTCTTGCGAGATCGACTCTCAAATCTTCGGCTGCTGATCAGCCTCTATGCAGTGGTCTGTTTTGCGTTCTTCACGTTCTTCTTTCCCGTGATGACCGGCTACATGAATGCTGCGGTTTTTGTGGTTGGAGCGATCGTGAGCGTAGGGGTCATCTTGCGAGTGGCTCAGTTGATCTATCGGAATAATCCGGACCGATCACGAGGCGAAGCAATCGGTGTGACCGTTCCTGCCGCGGCACTGATCGGTATCCTGGTCGGGTTTTATTTCCTGAATTGGATCCCGCCCGTGCCGCTGTCGCTCAAATTCGGTGGAATCTATCATGACGTAAAGCGAGCCGGAGACCAGTTCGAACTGGCGTTTGAGAAACAGTGGTATGAGTTCTGGAAACGTTCGGATACGACCTATCCCTCGAACCAGCCGATCTATTGCTTCACCGCCGTCTTTGCACCGGTCGAGCTCAACACCACGATTTACCACCATTGGTACTTCCGTCCCAACAGCGAGAGGCCGTTCATGCATGCGGATAGAATTCCCATCAAGATCTCGGGTGGGCGCGAGGGCGGCTATCGAGCCTATAGTTTCAAGCAGGGCCTTGATCCAGGCGATTGGCGGGTGGATGTCGAGTCCCAAGACGGGCGTATCATTGGACAAGTCTCGGTAGAGGTGGTGGGTCCAGCTGAAACAATACCGACGCTGACGAGTATCTCCTATTGA
- a CDS encoding DUF1499 domain-containing protein: MSPRALSPCPSSPNCVSTHATDESHAIAPFQYTKSRAEAKEALKAVLTTLPRTKLVDEDESYLHYEFTSLLLRFVDDVEFLFDETTKTIHFRSASRTGYSDFGVNRKRMEQVRVLVGGKL; this comes from the coding sequence ATGAGTCCGCGTGCGCTTTCACCTTGCCCTTCCAGTCCGAATTGCGTCTCGACGCATGCCACTGATGAGAGCCATGCCATCGCGCCGTTCCAGTACACGAAGTCTCGCGCGGAAGCGAAAGAGGCGTTGAAAGCGGTGCTCACAACCTTGCCTCGGACCAAGCTGGTCGATGAGGACGAGTCCTATCTCCACTACGAGTTCACCAGCCTGCTGCTCCGCTTCGTCGATGACGTGGAGTTTCTCTTCGATGAGACCACGAAGACAATTCACTTTCGTTCTGCTTCCCGCACCGGCTACAGCGATTTTGGCGTCAACCGCAAACGCATGGAACAGGTGCGAGTCTTGGTCGGCGGAAAGCTTTAA
- a CDS encoding PilZ domain-containing protein, with protein MGFKRKHSRVDAGRLGRLQRGALSAPCKVLDVSQSGVRLESRLFVKRGDVLQLVIELEQGRSLTCELEVIHVRTPTLGAKIVSISPEDRERLTHTLDDHIQRNFSRG; from the coding sequence ATGGGTTTCAAGCGCAAGCACTCGCGTGTCGATGCCGGCCGTCTCGGCCGGCTCCAGCGCGGCGCTCTCTCGGCGCCGTGTAAGGTGCTGGATGTCAGCCAGTCCGGCGTCCGTCTCGAAAGCCGGCTGTTCGTGAAGCGCGGTGATGTGCTCCAACTCGTGATAGAACTTGAGCAGGGGAGATCCTTGACCTGCGAGCTGGAAGTCATTCACGTGCGTACGCCTACATTAGGCGCGAAGATTGTTTCGATCAGTCCTGAGGATCGAGAGCGATTGACCCATACACTCGACGATCATATCCAACGTAATTTTTCTCGTGGGTAG